CTTGCGTTCCGGATCGGCGTCGAGTCGCGCCACAGGACCTCCTCCCAGCACGGGGGCCCATCCTAACCCGACGGTCCGGAGGGGCTCAACGTCGCCGCCTGGGAGGAGCCAGCGGCAGCCGGGGGTTGACAGCCCTGGGGTCCCCAAGGTATTCGTCACAGTTCGAAAACCGGGCAAGTGAAGGTGTCACCTTCCACCCGGCGGCGCGTGCAGCTGCCTGCCGGGTTCCTCGCGCGACAGGCCGTGGCCTGGCGCCAGGTTGGGTGGCACCTCGCCACCCTTCACTTTTTTTCGGGCCGGCGAGAGCGCCGCGCCCCCGAGGGGAGGTCGATGATCCGAGAGCGCGAAGCTCCCCGCCGGGACCGGGGGCCACGCGTGAACGAGCGCATCGGCGTGCGAGAGGTGCGGGTCGTCCTCGAAGACGGCACGCAGCTCGGGGTCCTGCCGACGCGCGATGCTCTGACGAAAGCGAGAGAGCTGAATCTCGACCTCGTGGAGGTCTCGCCCACGTCCAGGCCACCCGTATGTCGCATCATGGACTTCGGGAAGTACAAGTACGAGCAGGCCAAGAAGGCCAAGGTCGCTCGCAAACGTCAGCATCAAGTCGTGGTGAAAGAGATCAAGATGCGGCCCAAGATCGAAACCCACGACTACGATTTCAAGAAGCGCCACA
The window above is part of the Candidatus Krumholzibacteriia bacterium genome. Proteins encoded here:
- the infC gene encoding translation initiation factor IF-3 produces the protein MNERIGVREVRVVLEDGTQLGVLPTRDALTKARELNLDLVEVSPTSRPPVCRIMDFGKYKYEQAKKAKVARKRQHQVVVKEIKMRPKIETHDYDFKKRHIEEFLSHGDKVKVTLMFRGREMAHTDLGRNLLDQLATELAELGKVEAPPRQEGRNMVLLLTPVAAKGKASKRVASEVAHADSEAEQG